In Kushneria marisflavi, the following are encoded in one genomic region:
- the dptG gene encoding DNA phosphorothioation-dependent restriction protein DptG: MSVHENLSVINDQKIKEKNFVNHYLTFRQQRGDRNTDPDTYSVGGELLSIGLRQSLKKGQNLGTFIEACRARLAQRIDEPEFLDLLEAMYFANDASGLFEVSPDFMLFKSGSSNSGNTKHVGEVLSGLLAESRTSIQAGGNNVNFLEHEILDEFKKIIDSFEPENKIASYLPFLADNFAKDFKLLCQYSGYMMHGLKAFIALYNFLYSSQLALNINSWKSEPESKPLFFILDTEKASTERKQVRSAVQELREKVADLFPMLSALEYLNQPDCKSATRYPLWAIRAYLQECSSSDREDLVNRLSIFLENYRDSRKLSPWVDPIAASDEILNAILMTSKEIFSKPGSGQLTVKKKVVSAFENEVARHFIQNRRRGGNVLTINQDYLLLLTNLAVGSESRLQFQRLIEEFQARGVWFDLQSQQALIEFYERVGNLERMSDSGDAVYVRKTI, encoded by the coding sequence ATGAGCGTTCATGAAAATTTGTCTGTTATCAACGATCAAAAAATAAAAGAAAAGAATTTCGTCAACCATTATCTAACGTTTCGGCAGCAACGAGGGGACCGGAATACAGACCCGGATACCTATTCTGTTGGTGGAGAATTGCTATCAATAGGTTTGCGGCAATCGTTAAAGAAAGGCCAAAATCTAGGTACTTTTATTGAAGCTTGTCGTGCTCGCCTTGCGCAAAGAATCGATGAGCCGGAATTTCTGGATCTGCTCGAAGCGATGTATTTCGCCAACGATGCAAGTGGGCTGTTTGAAGTATCACCTGATTTTATGCTATTCAAAAGTGGTTCGTCCAACTCAGGTAATACCAAGCACGTTGGCGAAGTGTTGAGTGGTCTACTGGCTGAATCAAGAACCAGTATTCAGGCTGGCGGCAACAACGTCAATTTTCTTGAGCATGAAATTCTGGATGAATTTAAAAAAATAATCGATAGTTTCGAACCCGAAAATAAAATAGCTAGTTATTTGCCTTTTCTTGCAGATAATTTTGCTAAAGATTTTAAGTTACTATGTCAATATTCTGGCTATATGATGCACGGGCTCAAGGCATTCATAGCACTGTATAACTTTTTATACAGTTCTCAATTGGCTTTAAATATCAATTCGTGGAAATCCGAGCCTGAAAGCAAGCCCTTGTTTTTTATTCTGGATACAGAGAAAGCCAGTACTGAGCGTAAGCAGGTTCGCAGTGCTGTGCAGGAGCTAAGAGAAAAAGTCGCGGATCTGTTTCCAATGCTTTCTGCACTGGAGTATTTGAATCAGCCTGATTGCAAGAGTGCCACGCGTTACCCTCTTTGGGCGATCCGAGCCTACCTGCAGGAATGCTCTTCATCCGATAGAGAAGATCTGGTTAATCGATTGTCGATTTTTCTCGAGAACTATCGCGATTCTCGCAAACTTTCCCCTTGGGTTGATCCAATCGCAGCTTCGGATGAGATATTGAATGCCATCCTGATGACTTCCAAGGAAATTTTCAGTAAACCCGGCAGCGGCCAGTTAACCGTCAAGAAAAAGGTTGTTAGTGCTTTTGAAAATGAAGTGGCACGACACTTCATTCAGAATCGCAGGCGTGGTGGTAACGTTCTGACTATCAATCAGGATTATCTGTTGCTATTGACCAATCTGGCAGTAGGGTCCGAATCTCGCTTACAGTTTCAGCGGCTGATTGAAGAGTTCCAAGCCCGTGGTGTCTGGTTTGATTTGCAATCTCAACAAGCATTAATTGAGTTTTACGAGCGAGTAGGGAACCTCGAAAGGATGAGTGATAGTGGAGACGCAGTCTATGTCCGAAAAACGATTTGA
- the dptF gene encoding DNA phosphorothioation-dependent restriction protein DptF, whose translation MDFKLLLDTLARSSAQAVTTLHQGNEKERELKDYLYIETDIEKDFKDLLDGGLEAGSVLFLCGSSGDGKSELLKRYHRKYSESFRFHLDATHSFKPDQTAVQALDQLFDEHQRSPEPMIVGINVGMLFNYQSSGAERHAGIKNAIACFIEGENSSSNYQFVNFEDYPKFSLEEGAVGSKFVSELLRRVTSNDTENPLYRAYKMDPSKEVDLKFHNYRLLQEPAIQKVIVRALLHARLKFDQFFSARALLDFIHHLIAGDSVLFDNLFAAPGYGLANSLVGLDPCLLRSQKVDQFVVQYALCIADQDFEEFKEAYYKKYGYQELSPSSWIRAFYCLQEVELGNNYHEYFSKDFALPLFDEYIYAWQLHHSSGSKKQLREFYKKQLIESLMKFANRLESKIIDNGIFLEKINDIIVSAKVDVRADLTRIADANQKKHQIHCFHAVIKVDQIQLEPFPVTISFLELAQRILGGYRPNRHDKNAVVILEEVIEKLVSIANTTKSIHFHNQGKEWTLKLEDEEFVVEAG comes from the coding sequence GTGGACTTTAAATTATTATTAGACACTCTTGCTAGGTCATCGGCTCAGGCAGTAACTACCCTACATCAAGGGAATGAAAAAGAACGAGAGCTAAAAGACTACCTTTATATCGAAACCGATATCGAAAAGGATTTTAAAGATCTTTTGGATGGGGGGCTGGAAGCAGGCAGCGTGCTTTTTCTGTGTGGGTCATCCGGCGACGGAAAATCAGAACTTTTAAAGCGCTATCATCGAAAATATTCAGAAAGTTTCAGATTTCATCTGGATGCGACGCACAGTTTCAAGCCGGACCAAACAGCCGTACAGGCACTGGATCAGCTATTTGATGAACATCAGCGATCGCCCGAACCCATGATCGTGGGTATCAACGTTGGAATGCTGTTCAATTACCAGAGTAGCGGCGCAGAAAGGCATGCTGGCATCAAAAATGCGATCGCTTGCTTCATTGAAGGCGAAAATTCGTCTAGTAACTATCAGTTTGTCAACTTTGAAGACTACCCGAAGTTCAGCTTGGAAGAGGGAGCGGTCGGTTCCAAATTTGTGTCGGAGTTGCTTCGCAGGGTAACTTCAAACGATACAGAGAATCCGCTTTACCGTGCTTATAAAATGGACCCTTCAAAGGAAGTTGATTTAAAGTTCCACAATTATCGATTGCTTCAAGAGCCTGCCATACAAAAAGTCATTGTGCGTGCTCTCCTGCACGCCCGCTTGAAATTTGATCAGTTTTTTTCCGCGCGTGCACTACTGGATTTTATTCACCATCTGATTGCTGGTGACTCAGTATTGTTTGATAATCTTTTCGCTGCACCGGGCTATGGCCTTGCAAACTCTTTGGTTGGTCTTGATCCCTGCTTGCTGCGTTCGCAAAAGGTGGATCAGTTTGTTGTGCAGTATGCGTTATGCATAGCAGATCAAGATTTTGAAGAGTTCAAGGAAGCTTATTATAAAAAATATGGTTATCAAGAACTTTCGCCTTCCAGTTGGATAAGAGCTTTTTACTGTCTTCAGGAAGTCGAACTCGGCAATAACTACCATGAATATTTTTCTAAAGACTTTGCCTTGCCGTTGTTCGATGAATATATCTATGCATGGCAACTACATCACTCTAGCGGTAGCAAAAAACAACTAAGAGAGTTTTATAAAAAGCAACTAATAGAAAGCTTGATGAAGTTTGCCAACAGGCTGGAAAGCAAAATAATTGACAATGGAATTTTTTTAGAAAAAATAAATGACATTATTGTTTCCGCCAAGGTTGATGTGCGCGCTGATCTGACCCGTATTGCTGATGCCAATCAGAAAAAGCATCAAATTCATTGCTTCCATGCCGTCATCAAGGTTGACCAAATTCAGCTTGAACCTTTTCCAGTCACTATCTCCTTTTTGGAGCTAGCTCAGCGAATTCTCGGGGGCTATCGGCCCAACCGCCATGATAAAAACGCTGTGGTTATTTTAGAAGAGGTAATCGAAAAACTGGTTAGCATTGCCAATACAACAAAATCAATTCACTTCCATAATCAGGGAAAAGAATGGACATTAAAATTGGAAGACGAAGAGTTTGTCGTGGAGGCAGGGTAA
- the thiM gene encoding hydroxyethylthiazole kinase, producing MSEQPGGEPTIEMVVQAHQALKAQKPLVQCLTNNVTVNLVANALLAAGATPAMVDNPEEAGRFAAQADAVLINLGTPQGDQVKAMHKAASGAHQAGTPWVLDPIGAGSMKWRHGLALELLEHRPTVVRGNASEIMGLAGHDGAGRGVDSAMSPQSAINAARELMGLACTVSASGPMDVLIGPLLNRHRNGQAVVEVGGGSEWQPRVSGTGCALGAIVAAYCAVVRDPLCAAVAAHVHVAVAAELAEQHAQGPGSFAMAWLDALDQVDDALLRQRGLVAVRWLDA from the coding sequence ATGAGCGAGCAACCGGGCGGTGAGCCCACCATCGAGATGGTCGTTCAGGCGCACCAAGCGCTGAAGGCGCAAAAACCGCTGGTGCAGTGCCTGACCAACAATGTGACGGTCAATCTGGTCGCCAATGCGCTGCTGGCCGCGGGCGCCACGCCGGCGATGGTTGATAATCCTGAAGAGGCCGGGCGCTTTGCCGCTCAGGCCGATGCGGTGCTGATCAATCTGGGCACGCCGCAGGGTGATCAGGTCAAGGCAATGCACAAGGCCGCCAGCGGCGCGCATCAGGCGGGTACGCCCTGGGTGCTCGACCCCATTGGCGCGGGCAGCATGAAGTGGCGCCACGGTCTGGCGCTCGAGCTTCTGGAACACCGGCCTACGGTGGTGCGCGGCAATGCCTCGGAAATCATGGGGCTGGCCGGCCACGATGGCGCCGGCCGCGGCGTGGACAGCGCCATGAGTCCGCAAAGCGCCATCAACGCCGCGCGCGAGCTGATGGGCCTGGCCTGCACGGTCTCGGCCTCGGGGCCGATGGATGTTCTGATCGGCCCACTGCTCAACCGCCATCGCAATGGCCAGGCAGTGGTCGAAGTCGGCGGTGGCAGCGAATGGCAGCCACGCGTCTCCGGCACCGGCTGCGCGCTGGGCGCGATCGTTGCGGCCTACTGCGCCGTGGTGCGTGACCCGCTGTGCGCCGCGGTGGCCGCACATGTTCACGTGGCCGTGGCCGCCGAGCTTGCCGAGCAGCACGCTCAGGGGCCGGGCAGTTTTGCCATGGCCTGGCTGGATGCGCTCGATCAGGTCGATGACGCGCTGCTGCGCCAGCGCGGGCTGGTCGCCGTGCGCTGGCTGGATGCCTGA
- the crtD gene encoding 1-hydroxycarotenoid 3,4-desaturase CrtD has protein sequence MSAQVSPLRIGIIGAGIAGLAAAIRLRLEGAHVEVFEAGDTAGGKLGELVLGEYRFGIGPSLLTMPHYIDELFELAGEVPSEHFRYRRLETVCRYAWEDGTRLDAHADPQAFAEEVERVLGVPAQRVLATLSHGREKYDLTGRTFLEKSLHTPKTWLTPEVGHALTRLHRLDLTRTLHEVHERDLKEPHLVQLFDRFATYNGSNPYRAPGLLSMIAHFEHGAEAGAFVPEGGMPAIARALHGLAERLGVIFHFKAPVAEILTRKEGRRPRAVGLRLTDDQTVMFDRVVSNMDVFFTHQRLLPGAPAPKRVLAREKSTSALIFYWGVDDSFPELDVHNIFFSEDYPEEFKALEAGTLCDDPTVYVSISSRYDKRAAPAGGENWFVMINAPFATPEQDWPTLIERIRERVIRKLERMLDRPLRKAIVEECVFDPTTIEARTLSHLGALYGTSSNDRMAAFMRHPNDSRHVDGLYFCGGSVHPGGGLPLCLLSAKIMTEVMARQAPLSRRAPDPKDTT, from the coding sequence GTGTCAGCGCAAGTATCGCCCTTGCGGATCGGCATTATCGGCGCCGGCATTGCGGGGCTGGCCGCCGCCATCCGTCTGCGTCTTGAAGGCGCCCATGTCGAGGTGTTCGAGGCCGGTGACACGGCCGGCGGCAAACTCGGCGAGCTGGTGCTGGGGGAGTATCGCTTCGGTATTGGCCCGTCGCTTTTGACCATGCCGCACTATATCGACGAGCTGTTCGAACTGGCCGGTGAGGTGCCCTCGGAGCACTTTCGCTATCGGCGACTGGAGACCGTGTGCCGCTATGCCTGGGAGGACGGCACCCGACTCGATGCCCACGCCGACCCGCAGGCGTTTGCCGAGGAAGTCGAACGGGTGCTGGGCGTGCCGGCGCAGCGCGTGCTCGCAACGCTTTCTCACGGTCGGGAGAAGTACGACCTGACCGGGCGGACCTTTCTGGAAAAGTCGCTGCACACTCCGAAAACCTGGCTCACCCCGGAAGTCGGCCATGCCCTGACCCGTCTGCACCGGCTCGATCTCACCCGCACCCTGCACGAGGTGCACGAGCGTGATCTGAAAGAGCCCCATCTGGTGCAGCTCTTTGACCGCTTTGCGACCTATAACGGCTCCAACCCGTATCGCGCCCCGGGACTGCTCTCGATGATCGCCCATTTTGAACATGGCGCCGAGGCGGGTGCCTTCGTGCCCGAAGGCGGCATGCCGGCGATCGCGCGCGCGCTTCATGGTCTGGCCGAGCGGCTGGGCGTGATCTTTCACTTCAAAGCGCCGGTGGCCGAGATCCTCACTCGCAAGGAAGGCCGCCGGCCGCGTGCGGTGGGCCTGCGCCTGACGGATGATCAAACCGTGATGTTTGATCGCGTGGTCAGCAACATGGATGTGTTTTTTACTCATCAGCGGCTGCTGCCCGGGGCTCCGGCGCCCAAACGGGTGCTGGCGCGGGAGAAATCCACCTCGGCGCTGATCTTTTACTGGGGTGTGGATGACTCTTTTCCGGAACTGGATGTGCATAACATCTTTTTCAGCGAGGATTACCCGGAAGAGTTCAAGGCGCTGGAGGCCGGCACGCTCTGTGATGACCCGACCGTCTATGTCAGCATCTCCTCACGCTATGACAAACGCGCCGCCCCGGCAGGCGGCGAGAACTGGTTCGTGATGATCAACGCGCCGTTTGCCACGCCGGAGCAGGACTGGCCAACACTGATCGAGCGCATCCGCGAGCGGGTGATCCGGAAACTCGAGCGGATGCTTGACCGTCCGCTGCGAAAGGCGATCGTCGAGGAGTGCGTGTTCGACCCGACCACGATCGAGGCGCGCACCCTGTCACACCTGGGCGCGCTCTATGGCACCAGCTCCAACGATCGCATGGCGGCGTTCATGCGCCACCCGAACGACAGCCGCCATGTCGACGGGCTCTATTTCTGCGGCGGCAGCGTGCATCCCGGCGGCGGCCTGCCGCTGTGCCTGCTGTCGGCCAAAATCATGACCGAGGTCATGGCCCGGCAAGCGCCCCTGTCACGGCGCGCCCCTGACCCGAAGGACACTACCTGA
- a CDS encoding carotenoid biosynthesis protein yields MTPSASALGRRLRPTPVIVLLTLIYLAGVIGIALPVHDHFIRLTPLTLLASLGLAMAFHPGPRKPLWGYVGLCYVVGFVAEAIGTSTGLLFGDYTYGHVLGPTLWHTPLIIGVNWALLLYCLNVVVQRVLPGLSRPLKGGVGAALMVALDILIEPVAIHHEMWTWGETIVPLSNYIGWFLVSLPVSILFHYLFERVRNPVAIAVALLMAGFFAALTLLGV; encoded by the coding sequence ATGACCCCGTCTGCCTCCGCCCTCGGACGCCGCCTGCGACCGACCCCGGTAATCGTCCTGCTGACCCTGATCTATCTGGCAGGCGTCATCGGCATCGCACTGCCGGTGCATGATCACTTCATTCGCCTGACCCCGCTGACGCTGCTGGCCTCGCTGGGGCTGGCCATGGCCTTTCACCCGGGGCCGCGCAAACCGCTCTGGGGCTACGTGGGGCTGTGCTACGTAGTGGGGTTTGTGGCCGAGGCGATCGGCACCTCCACCGGGCTGCTGTTCGGCGACTACACCTATGGCCATGTGCTGGGGCCGACGCTCTGGCATACGCCGCTGATCATCGGGGTGAACTGGGCACTGCTGCTGTACTGTCTCAACGTGGTGGTCCAGCGCGTGCTGCCCGGGCTCTCGCGCCCGCTGAAAGGCGGGGTCGGGGCGGCCCTGATGGTCGCACTCGATATCCTGATCGAGCCGGTGGCCATTCATCACGAAATGTGGACCTGGGGTGAAACCATTGTGCCCCTGAGCAACTACATCGGCTGGTTTCTCGTGTCGCTGCCGGTCTCGATTCTGTTTCACTATCTGTTCGAGCGCGTGCGTAACCCGGTCGCCATCGCCGTGGCGCTACTGATGGCCGGCTTTTTTGCCGCGCTGACCCTGCTGGGCGTTTAA
- a CDS encoding LacI family DNA-binding transcriptional regulator yields MTRRPTLKHIAERVGVTVSTVSLALRDDERISTAMRQRVRAAAAEVGYIYNRHAAGLRRGDSGTVALCLNDLGNPFFTEFIAAMEQRFRAEERMMLFCHAQESLSVQADFMRRMAEHGASGLILIPAAGTTQEDLHGAEAAHLRHLPLVLLSRDVPGAEVDRVINDDARGMALVIEHLRSLGHQRIGWLGGGSSTSTAQARERAFRAALGQAGHPPDEAHMHHGPTTLAFGHQGFETLMAQPNPPTAVVCFSDVIAFGALSACHGLGLRPGVDVSITGFDDMSAAAYTTPPLTSVRVRTDLMGARASELLLSRIRGEKGAPRREMMAPELSIRETTGPVRKKARASDQA; encoded by the coding sequence ATGACACGACGCCCTACCCTCAAACACATTGCCGAGCGCGTTGGGGTCACGGTCTCGACGGTGTCTCTGGCGCTGCGTGATGACGAGCGCATCTCGACGGCAATGCGCCAGCGCGTTCGAGCGGCGGCAGCGGAAGTGGGCTACATCTACAACCGCCATGCGGCAGGACTGCGCCGCGGCGACAGCGGCACGGTGGCGCTGTGTCTCAACGATCTGGGCAATCCGTTTTTCACCGAGTTCATCGCCGCCATGGAGCAGCGTTTTCGCGCCGAGGAACGCATGATGCTGTTTTGCCATGCGCAGGAGTCGCTGAGCGTTCAGGCCGATTTCATGCGTCGCATGGCCGAGCATGGAGCCTCGGGACTGATTCTGATTCCCGCGGCCGGCACGACCCAGGAAGACCTCCACGGCGCAGAGGCCGCGCATCTGCGTCATCTGCCGCTGGTGCTGCTGTCGCGGGATGTGCCGGGCGCCGAAGTGGATCGGGTGATCAATGATGATGCCCGCGGCATGGCGCTGGTGATCGAGCATCTGCGTTCGCTGGGGCATCAGCGCATCGGCTGGCTGGGCGGCGGCAGCAGCACCTCAACGGCGCAGGCGCGGGAACGTGCCTTCAGGGCTGCGCTTGGGCAGGCCGGTCATCCGCCGGATGAGGCGCACATGCACCACGGCCCCACGACTCTGGCCTTTGGTCATCAGGGGTTTGAGACGCTCATGGCGCAGCCCAACCCCCCGACCGCGGTGGTCTGCTTTTCGGATGTCATCGCTTTCGGGGCGCTGTCCGCCTGTCATGGGCTGGGGCTGCGTCCGGGCGTGGATGTCTCCATTACCGGCTTTGATGACATGAGCGCCGCGGCCTATACCACACCGCCCCTGACCAGCGTTCGGGTCAGGACCGATCTCATGGGCGCGCGGGCCAGCGAGCTGCTGCTGAGCCGCATTCGTGGGGAGAAGGGGGCACCGCGAAGGGAGATGATGGCGCCCGAGCTGTCGATTCGCGAGACCACCGGGCCTGTGCGAAAGAAAGCTCGGGCGTCAGATCAGGCTTAA
- a CDS encoding tripartite tricarboxylate transporter substrate binding protein gives MAHVLSRTVLMTAATLGALVTASVAQAEDTACDWTPDRAVTVIVPWGTGGGTDANARRLASLLEQEMGVPFNVVNRTGGNGVVGHTALARARPDGYTIGAATIELATMHHLGLTPLTWQDATPIALVDQNPASVVVKADARWDSLEALLKEAKEHPGELTASGTAQGGIWHLALAGMLQAEGLPPDAIRWVPSQGAAPALQELMAGGVNVATPSLSEAQHLVEQGELKALAYMSDTPNSNLPDVPLTADLLDSGWTQSAFMTISGPGKLPEEMTCAYANAIEKITQSDEWAQFKASRGSEVVFEGPEQTAELFSETDQQLGEVINAIGLAR, from the coding sequence ATGGCTCACGTACTCTCCAGAACCGTTCTGATGACTGCCGCCACCCTGGGGGCGCTGGTAACGGCCAGCGTGGCGCAGGCCGAAGACACTGCCTGCGACTGGACCCCCGATCGCGCCGTGACGGTCATCGTGCCCTGGGGCACCGGCGGCGGCACCGATGCCAATGCCCGCCGGCTGGCCAGCCTGCTGGAGCAGGAAATGGGCGTGCCCTTCAATGTGGTCAACCGCACCGGCGGTAATGGGGTGGTCGGCCATACGGCGCTGGCCCGGGCGCGGCCGGATGGTTACACCATTGGTGCGGCCACCATTGAGCTTGCCACCATGCACCACCTGGGACTGACGCCCCTGACCTGGCAGGACGCCACGCCGATCGCGCTGGTGGATCAAAACCCCGCCAGCGTCGTGGTGAAGGCAGACGCCCGGTGGGACTCGCTGGAGGCACTGCTGAAAGAGGCAAAAGAACACCCCGGCGAGCTGACCGCGTCCGGCACCGCTCAGGGCGGTATCTGGCATCTGGCGCTGGCCGGCATGCTTCAGGCCGAGGGCCTGCCGCCCGACGCCATTCGCTGGGTCCCAAGCCAGGGGGCGGCGCCGGCGCTGCAGGAGCTGATGGCCGGCGGCGTCAATGTCGCCACTCCGTCGCTGTCGGAAGCACAACACCTGGTCGAACAGGGTGAGTTGAAGGCGCTGGCCTATATGAGTGACACCCCCAACTCGAACCTGCCCGACGTGCCGCTGACCGCAGACCTGCTCGACAGCGGCTGGACGCAGAGTGCCTTCATGACCATCAGCGGCCCCGGCAAACTGCCCGAGGAGATGACCTGCGCCTACGCCAACGCCATCGAGAAGATCACCCAGAGCGATGAGTGGGCCCAGTTCAAGGCCAGCCGCGGCAGTGAGGTGGTGTTTGAGGGTCCCGAGCAGACCGCCGAGCTGTTCAGTGAGACCGATCAGCAGCTGGGTGAGGTCATCAATGCCATCGGTCTGGCCCGATAG
- a CDS encoding tripartite tricarboxylate transporter TctB family protein, giving the protein MARTDLWSGLLLTLFGALIFWRASTFPSMAGLVYGPGLFPSIAAVGLMVCGALLLVSALVIQGRTMAAGAADRAEADHRPSMDRRRAGARLAALVLIVAGFGLALEPLGFHVTSILAITATARLFGLNLLRALCLSVPLTFGVHLLFYSVMHVPLPWGVMTPLAW; this is encoded by the coding sequence ATGGCACGCACTGACCTATGGTCCGGCCTTTTGCTGACGCTGTTCGGGGCGCTGATCTTCTGGCGCGCCTCGACCTTTCCGAGCATGGCGGGTCTTGTCTATGGTCCCGGGCTTTTCCCCTCGATTGCCGCTGTCGGGCTCATGGTCTGTGGTGCCCTGCTGCTGGTCTCGGCGCTGGTGATTCAAGGGCGCACCATGGCAGCCGGCGCAGCCGACCGGGCCGAGGCCGATCACAGGCCATCGATGGATCGTCGCCGGGCCGGCGCCCGACTGGCGGCGCTGGTGCTGATCGTGGCCGGATTCGGGCTGGCGCTGGAGCCGCTGGGCTTTCATGTCACATCGATACTTGCCATCACGGCCACGGCCCGGCTCTTTGGCCTGAACCTGCTGCGGGCGCTGTGCCTGTCCGTGCCGCTGACGTTCGGGGTGCATCTGCTGTTTTATTCGGTGATGCATGTCCCGCTGCCCTGGGGCGTCATGACCCCACTGGCCTGGTGA
- a CDS encoding tripartite tricarboxylate transporter permease, with protein sequence MDIDTLLRLFSPQSLTVLALCTLYGTLVGAMPGLTATMAVALLVPFTYFMDPLVAISAIVATTTTAIFAGDIPGALLRIPGTPASAAYVEDAFQLSSAGKSRSTLLVSLLAASIGGIVGVVLLALIAPQLARVAIGFSSYEVFWLATLGLSCAVMTSNASVIKSFASLFIGLFIACIGIDVAVGHPRFTFGWYELFDGVSFIPAIIGLFALSEIMRAASTGRHQPPPIEVRETLPQAFREAITTLTRYRRNVARSSVAGTLIGALPGAGADIAAWICYAFSKRFSRHPERYGKGHIEGIVDGGSANNAAIGGAWTPALVFGIPGDSVTAIAIGILLLNGMSPGPRIFTDNPEIVHTLYGAFAMANVLMIPVGIIVIALSSKIVRIPRRVLMPIVLLFSLVGAYAITNSVVAVWIVLALGILGYAMEATGFPLAPAILGIVLGGIVEENFMTSMIKSQGNLLAFFERPWAAGLGVLTLLVWMVLLCQALYEGYRRQRALSFNTPKREPR encoded by the coding sequence ATGGATATCGACACGCTGCTTCGTCTTTTCTCGCCCCAGTCGCTGACCGTGCTGGCGCTGTGCACACTGTATGGCACCCTGGTCGGGGCCATGCCGGGGCTGACCGCCACCATGGCCGTGGCGCTGCTGGTGCCCTTTACCTACTTCATGGACCCTTTGGTGGCCATCAGCGCCATCGTGGCCACCACCACCACGGCCATCTTTGCCGGCGATATTCCCGGCGCACTGCTGCGTATCCCGGGGACACCGGCCTCGGCGGCCTACGTCGAGGATGCCTTCCAGCTGTCGAGCGCCGGCAAATCCCGTTCGACCCTGCTGGTCTCACTGCTGGCCGCCTCCATCGGCGGGATCGTGGGCGTCGTGCTGCTGGCCCTGATCGCCCCGCAGCTGGCCCGGGTGGCCATCGGATTTTCAAGCTATGAGGTGTTCTGGCTGGCAACACTGGGCCTGAGCTGCGCCGTCATGACCAGCAACGCCTCGGTCATCAAGAGCTTTGCCAGCCTGTTCATCGGTCTGTTCATCGCCTGCATCGGCATTGATGTGGCCGTGGGCCATCCACGCTTTACCTTCGGCTGGTATGAACTCTTTGATGGCGTGAGCTTCATTCCCGCCATCATCGGTCTTTTTGCCCTCAGTGAAATCATGCGTGCTGCCAGTACCGGCAGGCATCAGCCGCCGCCCATCGAGGTACGCGAGACCCTGCCGCAGGCGTTCCGCGAGGCCATTACCACCCTGACGCGCTATCGACGCAATGTGGCACGTTCAAGCGTTGCCGGCACCCTGATCGGTGCATTGCCGGGCGCCGGTGCCGATATCGCGGCCTGGATCTGTTATGCCTTTTCAAAGCGTTTTTCGCGCCATCCCGAACGCTACGGCAAGGGACACATTGAAGGCATCGTGGATGGCGGCTCGGCCAACAATGCCGCGATCGGGGGTGCCTGGACACCGGCGCTGGTGTTTGGCATCCCGGGCGACAGCGTCACCGCCATTGCCATCGGTATTTTGCTGCTCAATGGCATGTCACCGGGCCCGCGCATTTTTACCGACAATCCGGAGATCGTGCACACCCTGTACGGCGCCTTTGCCATGGCCAACGTGCTGATGATTCCGGTCGGCATCATTGTGATCGCGCTGTCGAGCAAAATCGTTCGCATTCCTCGTCGCGTCCTGATGCCAATCGTGCTGCTGTTTTCGCTGGTCGGGGCCTACGCCATTACCAACTCCGTCGTCGCGGTCTGGATCGTGCTGGCGCTGGGTATTCTGGGCTATGCCATGGAAGCCACCGGATTTCCACTGGCGCCGGCCATTCTTGGCATCGTGCTGGGCGGTATTGTCGAAGAAAACTTCATGACGTCGATGATCAAGTCGCAGGGCAACCTGCTCGCCTTTTTCGAGCGCCCGTGGGCCGCCGGACTGGGCGTCCTGACCTTGCTGGTCTGGATGGTTCTGCTCTGTCAAGCACTTTATGAGGGCTACAGGCGTCAGCGTGCCCTCTCTTTCAATACACCCAAGCGAGAGCCCCGATGA